The nucleotide window CGTACTCGAGAAGCGGTGATCGCCAGTGTGCCTAGTATGCTGTAGTTCTCATAGCTTCCGACGGAGGCTTCTTTTCCGCCCGAATCGTCAGGCACGCAGTCGGGTGGGAGCGTTCATTCGCTGATAATGATGTGGTCTCTGATATCCTGGATGCAACTGATGGGAATGAGGAGTCGATCGTCGTCGGTCATTTCGAAACCCGCCGACTGACTCGAGAATCGCCCGTGGGGGTCAACGACGAGATTCTCAAGTGTACCCGATTTGACGCGCATCGTGACATTGTGTACTACCCCGACCTCGCTGCCGTCGATGCCGACGACGGATTTGTGTTGAAGATCGCTTGCGAGCAGATTCTCCATACCAGGCTGTACACGATTATATCCAGTAAACTATGTTCGTCATTAAATCAAATTGCAGTCATAGAACAGTCTGCTATACTGAATGTACGCGTCCGAAGCCTTCGGCACACTCGATTGCGCCGTGGCCGTCAATCTCTCGAAGCCGACAGTCGAACATACGAGTTGCTCCGGTCTGTGTTCGGGTGATTCGTTCAAACAACTCAATATCGTGTGCTCGAGTCGTATCCGTTCCTCAAAAAAGGCCAGCCCCCCGGCTGGCGTTGGTGCCTTTCCTACTCAGTGGTGGTGTGTCAGCGAAACGGGTAGGGGTACGTAGAGATCGGATGCGACGTTGGGACGATCTCTACCGTCGACGGGGTGGGTGGTTTCGATGTCTCGTAGATGGACACCGTGGGCAACGACAGTGATCTTCCCCCGTCAGTTAGATCATAAGGCCAGTCCTGGATAACTATATCCGCTCTAAACTATTGGTTGAGACTACAAGCGGGCACAGAGCTTACGCGATTCACTCCCGTCCTCGAAAATCGAATAGCGTACCGGCGTAGCCACGATTCAGAAGTGACGCAGACCACTCATGGCCGACCACTCTGACGAGTCGAGATCGATGCTCTCACTTGCACGTTCTGCGTCCTTGCCAGACCCGTTGCTGGCGTTATCGCTTATTCTGATCGGGATCTGATTCGAGTGTGTTGACGACGTCTGAAAGCGTGAAGAGTCGAAGATCATCGCGATTTTCGGCGGCTTCTTTGACGGATGGCTTAAACCCAGACCGGCTGAATAACGCGTATTCGTATGTCGGATCGGTACCCGTTTCGGGTCTCCAATCGATGGTATCTACTGTGTCTTCGAGACGGGTGAAGACGTTGTATCCGAGTGGGGAGTTCGTAAACTTGGCCTCACCGACGAGCAGTACCCCGTCGTCCGTTGGTGCCACAATATCGATCTCATGACCCTTGTACCACCACTGCGTTGGCATCCGTGTGAGCCTGTACTCTGTATAGAGGTCCGGAAGGGCATTATGGCAGAGTGACTCGAATGTTGGACTTACGAAATCGGGTAACTCTGGCTCGATGAGATCTTCGTACGCGTTCTCACCGTAGAGTTCGTACTGACCGCTTCGGCCGTATAGATACCGAAAGTAAAATCGAAAGACGGGATCTCGGATCTGATACCGGGTTCGTTTACTTCGCGTTGGGTCAGACAGCGCCGGATGATGTTTCTCGATAATTCGGAGCGTCTCGAGCCGATCGAAGTAGTACGACGTGTTCGTACTTTCGATTCCGGCCCCCTGCGCGATCTCGTTTCGACTCCGGTTCCCGCTCGCAATCGATTCCAACACGGAGAAGTATGTATCTACCTCGGTGAGTTCCATCTGCAGAACGGTTTCCGGTTCGGTGTGGAGTGGTCCGTCAGGGTCACAGAGCAGCCGTGTGATATTCTCGCCAAGCGTTGCTGTTGGATCGATTGGCTTGAGATATCGCGGCGTTCCGCCAAAGACACCGTACGTGAAGACGCGCTCTTCGGGATCATACGTAGGGACGAACTCTTGGAGCGTCTCAAACGGCAGTTGTGTGAGTTCTATCCGGCCATTTGGCGTCTGGGAGACGCGGCCATAGAGCGGTGCCCCGCCATCAAGAACGTAGGTATGCATCATACCGATCGCAGAGCCAGTGAGAACGAGTGTTGCCTGACTATCGCCGACACCCGTATCCCACAGGTGTTGGATAATCGAGGGAAGGCTCTCATCTGAGTCGATGAGATACGGAAATTCGTCGATTATGATGATCGCATCCTTCTCAACGAGATGTTTGAGAAGTAGTTCCCACTCTTCTTTGACGGTTGCAATGCTTGGATACGTCTTTTCAGCAGTGTCGACGAAGCGTGCTAACTGCGTCGTTGGCGTCCCCTGGACGGCCTGATAGTATACGGCATCATCTCTGTCACGGACCGACTGACGGACGAGTTCACTTTTTCCGATCTGCCGGCGACCGTAGACGATCGCGAGTTCGGCAAAATCACTCTTGTAGAGCGTTTGCAGGCGCTCGAGTTCCGATATCCGGTTGACGAACTCATCCATATCTCCACTACGGATCGCGACTACGTATGTGCTTTGATTTTAGAGGACAAACTATTATAGTTCAAACTCTAATAGTCTCATCTCTATTTCACTGCCGAACACCCTGAAGAGTTCTATTCCGACGTGACCGGTGCGATAGAGGGCTTCGAACAGGGGCTGCTCGCTGAGCGAAAAAATCTCGAGCAGGAGGCACTCGAACTCTTCGCGAACGGAGATGAACAAGAAGCTCGTGACCTGATCACGGAAAACGTCAAGAACCGACTGTTGGAAAGTTTGTCTCTCGGGATGGACCTCTCCGACGAGATTGAGGAAGAGACGAGAGAAAAGTTCGGATTGCGGGAGCCGGAAGGGCGTGATAATCCTGGTGAGACGACACCGGCGTCGAGTCAGCCCATGGCTCAAGGAGGTTCAAACGATATGGTGTACGTCTATGATGAAGACCTCCACGAGTTCCCACGAGAACATGGCAGTTTTACTGAAGAAACCAAAAGAGATAGAGACAATTGCGGAGTCAAACCACCAGGGAATCAACGCCGGTCGAAGACACGGAACGACTGACGGTCTGACAGTCAGGATAGATATCTCTATCTTTAGACACGAGACGAGATTGATCTCTTTCGCTAACGACGTTTCGACATCCTCCGCGTAAACACGGAGGTATCCCGAGCGGCGAGAGTTTCAGATATGTAGTCCAATTACGGACTATCATTGGCACTTTGCCATTGGAGAGTCATTCAGCTGTTCTGAACAGCTAAGTTGACATACGGGAGGATGAATTCGACGAGTCGACGCTCAACTTTCCGCAGATGATTCGACGCCGTCGTTTTTGTAATTTCCATCTCGTCGGCGATCTCTTCAAGTGTCACCTCACGTGGGATCTCGAAGTAGCCTCGTTCGGCTGCCGTGTTGAGAAACTCACGTTGCCGTTGGGGAATCGATGAGAGCAATTCCTGCCACTCTGCTCGACTCGGCATCACTTCGCGCCGGAAGTCCTGGGTAATACGTTCGACAGTGACGCTGCCGAAGTCCGACAGAAACTCGATTGCCTCGGTAAGTTCGTTCCGATTGCTCAACAGCAAGTCGAAGCACTCACACCCGTCGGCCAACTGCGTCGGCCCAATAGGAAGATAC belongs to Natronorubrum aibiense and includes:
- a CDS encoding PRC-barrel domain-containing protein codes for the protein MENLLASDLQHKSVVGIDGSEVGVVHNVTMRVKSGTLENLVVDPHGRFSSQSAGFEMTDDDRLLIPISCIQDIRDHIIISE
- a CDS encoding ATP-binding protein, with the protein product MDEFVNRISELERLQTLYKSDFAELAIVYGRRQIGKSELVRQSVRDRDDAVYYQAVQGTPTTQLARFVDTAEKTYPSIATVKEEWELLLKHLVEKDAIIIIDEFPYLIDSDESLPSIIQHLWDTGVGDSQATLVLTGSAIGMMHTYVLDGGAPLYGRVSQTPNGRIELTQLPFETLQEFVPTYDPEERVFTYGVFGGTPRYLKPIDPTATLGENITRLLCDPDGPLHTEPETVLQMELTEVDTYFSVLESIASGNRSRNEIAQGAGIESTNTSYYFDRLETLRIIEKHHPALSDPTRSKRTRYQIRDPVFRFYFRYLYGRSGQYELYGENAYEDLIEPELPDFVSPTFESLCHNALPDLYTEYRLTRMPTQWWYKGHEIDIVAPTDDGVLLVGEAKFTNSPLGYNVFTRLEDTVDTIDWRPETGTDPTYEYALFSRSGFKPSVKEAAENRDDLRLFTLSDVVNTLESDPDQNKR
- a CDS encoding helix-turn-helix domain-containing protein — encoded protein: MGHRIFGEFIASTFRNNRYIGMLAIEARDCEAVLETIRAYDSVTAVDVVERYETSEGREAVTILLRERLTEVTPLQALMYEGYLPIGPTQLADGCECFDLLLSNRNELTEAIEFLSDFGSVTVERITQDFRREVMPSRAEWQELLSSIPQRQREFLNTAAERGYFEIPREVTLEEIADEMEITKTTASNHLRKVERRLVEFILPYVNLAVQNS